In the Diceros bicornis minor isolate mBicDic1 chromosome X, mDicBic1.mat.cur, whole genome shotgun sequence genome, agaaaaacaaattttgtaTAGACAGGCTGCCTTTCAAAGCTGTAACAGAGCAAAATATAAGAGGCACTGAAACAAATACTTGCACACAAcagttcatagcaacattatcaCAACagacaaaaggtggaaacaacccaaatgtccatcagcggatgaatgcataaacaaaatgcgGCATACACAAACAATGgagttcagccataaaaaggaatgaagtactgatacacgttACAACGTGagtgaacctcgaaaacattacgccaagtgaaagaggccagacataaaaggtcacagactgtttgattccatttataggaaagaTCTAGAATAGGGAaggccatagagacagaaagcaaactgGTGGTTtccggggctgggggagggaaggatgggaaCCCAGTGCTTAAGGGCTACAAAGATTTctcttggggtgatgaaaatgttctggaaatggACAGAGGTGGTGATTGCACAACACTGTAAATGTAGTGAATGCCacggaattgtacactttaaaatggttgttccttatgtaaattacacctcaatgaAAAAAGAAGGGAACAAGGGAGACAGAAAAGTTCGGGGATCTTTTGAGTCGCACTGAAACAAGAAAGGACGAAAGAGATGAGGGAGCAGAGACGACCGAACAACTGATGACCACgaagcagggaagggaaggaaagaaaaggggcGGGTTCCATTTCAGAATCTCGCAAGGTCGAGAACACTTGAAAAGCAAACAAATCAAACTCCTTTCCCGAAGTTCAGCTCTTTACTTTTCTACAAATAACGTAGAGTCCTAAACAAGGTAAACGACttcacaaagagagaaaagaagtccCAGAAGCGCCTTTTCAAGGCCAGTGGCtgcagcctggaggaggaggggggctggctccatgggggctggggctgggcgcGGAGTGCAGGGGCAGCCTCTTAAAGGGCTGGGGACGCCCAGCCAGCACGTGTGTCCCAATCCATTCCACACACTGGGAGTCTCCAGCTCCTCAATACAAGTGGGACAAGCATCATGTTTTGGTAGTTTTAACTTTTTGTTGTCAAAACAAATTTGTAAAAGTTACATTCCATACGCTGTGCACAAACCTTTTAAACTAAACAAACAAGTACCAGAGTACATTCTTCTGAAGATGTTTCAATATTTCATAGGTCGCTTCAGTGAAACCATTTTTCAAAAGCTATGACCTTCCTGTCGCatctacaacgtggatgaaccttgaggacattatgctaaatgaaataaccagtcacaaaaggacagatattgtatgactccacttaaTGAAGGATGTAAAGCAGTCACACTCcgagaaacagaaaatagcaccttggctgccaggagctggggagagggggaaacGGGGAGTCGGTGCTCAGTGGACACCAAAGAGTCACTTTGGCAAGATGAAgacagttctagagatctgctgcacGGCACTGAATTTACTCAACATTACTGAACTGGACACTTTaacatggttaagatggtaaattttatgtgttttttaagtcatttaaaaactttaaaaactattCATCCTGTTGAAATAATACTAATTTTAACCTTACTAGTAtggtggttttttgttttagaGAAATGATAGGCTACAGGAGTTTAAACTGAACCGAGTTGGGAGCTGGGTACACTTCAGAACATTATGATAAAAACAACTATGTCAACAACAACAGCCGAAGCAATGGCTTCAGCAAAACACCCCAGTTTATTAAATCTCTTCCCTGTTTCTACGTAAAACTCCTGGGGCTGTGCTTCTGTATGAAGTTTGCACATCTAACACCGTGAGCTACCGACACATTAGAAAGACCACAAATGAAGTAAAAACTCGGAATCCATTTGGGTCGATGCTCTGGTgttttcagaaagagagaaaataatgcaaGCTTCAGGATTTGGGCATGGTGGGCGGGCCTGCACTCATTTTACCTGGTGACTGGCTTGCTGTCAGATGGCCCCGAGGTGGCTGAGCTGTTTGGGCTGCTGCTGGTGCCACAGCCACTGGGGGCTGCAAGATTCTCAACTGTTGTACCTGctgcggctgctgctgctgctgtaggtgctgtggcagctgctgctgcttctgatgTAGCTGCTGCgtctgctgctgcttctgatgTAGCTGATGTGGCTGCCACTGCAGCTGCTTCTGATGTAGCTGCTTCTGATGTAACTGCTGCTGCTGCGGCTGCTGCTGGTGTAGCTGctgaggctgctgctgctgcggcagctgctgctccttctgATGTAGCTGatgcagctgctgctgcttctgataTAGCTGATGTGGCTGATACGGCTGCAGCTGATGCTGCTTCTGATGCAGCTGACGCAGCCGCTGTtgtggctgctgctgcttctgatgTAGCTGATTCGGCTGCTGCTGCAGCGGCTGCTGATGTAGCTGCTGCGGCTGCAGCTGCTTCTGATGTAGCTGATGTGGCTGCTGCTTATGATGTAGCTGCTGCGGCTGCTGCTGGTGTTGCTGCtgaggctgctgctgcttctgatgTTGCTGCAgcggctgctgctgcttctggtgtagctgctgcggctgctgctggtgtagctgctgctgctgctgctgctgctgctccttctgctgctgctgctgatgtaGCTGATGCAGCTGATGCTGCTTAtctggctgctgctgcttctgatgtagctgctgctgcttctgtggCAGCTGCTGCTGTTTCTGATGTAGCTGCTGTGGCTGCTGTTTCTGATGTAGCTGCTGTGGCTGCTGTTTCTGATGTAGCTGCTTCTGATGTAACTGCTGCTGCTGCGGCTGCTGCTGGTGTCGCTGCTGAGGCTGCCGCTGCTTCTGATGTAGCTGCAgcggctgctgctgcttctgatgTTGTTGCTGCAgcggctgctgctgcttctggtgtagctgctgtggctgctgctggtgtagctgctgcggctgctgctgctccttctgctgctgctgctgatgtaGCTGATGCAGCTGATGCTGCTTAtctggctgctgctgcttctgtggcagctgctgctgtttctgatgtagctgctgtggctgctgctgcagctgctgctggtgtagctgctgtggctgctgctgcGGCTGATGCAGCTGATGCTGCTGCTTTGGCTGCTGCAAGGCAGAGGAGAGCTGGGCTCTCTGCTGAGGAAGGCTTTGCCCAGGTCTTCTCTGGGCAGAGCCACGCGGAAACAACACGATTGGCTGGGGATGCAGAAAACTTCCACCAACGTTAATGACAACAGCTTGCTGAGCAGATATGGCCGATTTTTGACTGGTTGAACCTTGTGCACCTGAACCCCGTGACACCGGCTGCTGAGGAGGAGAAGTGGGGGGCTGCTGACACGGTTGCTGTGTAATCAACTGATagagctgctgctgttgctgtggCTGCTGAGGCGGCAGCTGGGTGTTCAAAATGAGCGAACCTCGTGGAACCTGGATTACAGTAAAGGGCCTGCCACCTGGGACATCTCTGAAAATCACTCGAACACTTGCTCGAGAAGGTGCCTTCGGTGCAGCGGGTGGCACTTCCAGGGGCCGAGCTCTTGGGGACAGGTTGCTGGGCTTGATTCCCGCAGGAGCTTCGGCCTGAGGGGCAGCGCCCCGCAAGGCATTGGGACCTCTCCCCAAAGCCTGGGCTCCAGGAAGAGGGCTCACCACTTTGATGACCTTGATGCTAACGGGGTGGACGGTGAGCTGGGTGGCCAGGGTTCTTTGTGAGGAGCCGGCAGTGGACAGGGTGGCTGCAGGAAGCGTGCTGACTCGATTCTCTTCCACAGACGATTTCTGGGAAAGACTCGGTGGCTTAGAAGCAGGAGCAGGAGATGGAGATTTGTGAAAGCTGCTTGCCTGCTGAGGAGTAAAACTGCTCCCTGAGGAACTCCTTCCTGAGCTCGAGGGAAGACTGACGGGCGGAGGTGGAGGTGTGACTTCCTTTCCCAGGACTGAAGGCTGAACGAACACGGGCTTAGGCTGTGCTGTTTCTTTCCCTGGAGAAAGTGGGCTGAGATTGGCTGAGCCACTGGAGCTGTGTGACATCTTGACTGGACAACTGCTGTTCTTCTGGACCAGCTCCTCAGACCGACTGACTACCCTCCCAGCATCAGTCTTTGATCCAGGCACCAAACTATCTGAGTCGTCATCTCTGGAGGAGTCGGGGGGAGACATCTGTCTCTCACATCTGACTTTTTTACGTGACATTTCTCTTCCAGAGATAAGTGGATCCTTAAGTGAACGCATGAGCAACAGCTTCATTTCCTGGTAGTGATCGCCGGCTTCCCATTCAAATGGAGAATCGTCTTTTACTTCATGGGCTGCCCAGACTGGTGGTTGTGAGTCATCATAGTTGACAGAATTCTTCCCTTTAGcatatttctccacatccacttCAGAAGGGACAGCCAAGTCACAGGGTCTCTGTTTCCACATATCTACACAATTTCCTGCTCCAGGAATTGTGAGGTCACACTGCTCACCTGCTTTACTCTCTGTGCTTGTTTGGCGAGAAGCCGGTACCCTCAGCTCAGGAGGAGGTGGACCATGCGACAGCTCCTGCTGCCGACGCAGGGACGGTGTGGAATACCTCTTGAAGCAGCGTTTCATTGGGCGAGTGTTCATCTTTTGTTTGTTATAAAGCAGCTTGTTTGCAGTGCATGCTACAGATACAGAAGGATCAAGGCACAGTGGTTCAGCTGTGGCTAAGATCAGTTGGCTCTCCAGCAAGAGTTTGTCTTCCTGGGTCCATTTCTGGTTATCGCTGGTTATGGACTCGACATCGCAGGCTAAAGTCTGCATCGTTGGTCGTAAGAGAATGTGCCTGCTCTGGTAACCAGGAGGGTCCACGGTACTGGACTGCCTGTAGTCCCGGATTTCTGCTATGACACAGCCACAGTGGAAAACGTTAACCTCAGATTTTTCCAGGAGATCCACCAAAACGGGAGGTAATTCTTCCGCATCCAAGTATTCGAGCAGTTCTCCCTCTTCATAAGGCAGTCGGATGGTCTCCAAATAGGATCCATCTTTCCCCTTGAGCATCAGCGAATATCCGCCCTCTCCCGGGTATAGGTTGACCACTAAACACGGCAACGACTCTCTCCTAACCAGCTTCTCTAACAAGTTCACATTGCTTCTTAATTCCTCCGTAACCTCAGGCTCTTTTCCACATTCTTCAACATATATGTCATATAGTTTCTCATAGAGAGATTTTTCCCCACCAGGTGAGTATTTCCTCTTAGGAGGTCTCTGTTGGGCACTTGCGATGACATAGTCCGCACGATCCAAAGCTCGTTCTAAAGCTCGTTGCATTGTGGCATCAAATAGGGGCCCTGAAAGAATGAAGAGCATAAGGGATGAACGGGGCGAAAATCCCCTCTTTAATATCGATTATAGTCTACCAAACGCCGCAACTCCACAGCGGAGCGACCAGCCTCGCTTCAAAATGCACCCCAGAAACCCGCCCCCAAGGAAGCGCTACGCAAAATACTTGCAGTTTTGGAAGAAGCCGAAATGTGTTGGAGCCACCACCGCGCTGAGCCTCGTGTCGCTGCCGGCTGGGCCGGAAGCGGATGGGAGGGGTCCCCGCACCCCCGTGGCGCCCCGCTGGTGCGCCTGCGCTCCCCGAAGCCCTCAGGCCTTTGCCGCCCCCTACTGTGGCCTCCGGGGCGCGGGGTGCACAGCCGGCGCTTGCCGTTCTGCACAGCTTTTCCAACCGAGGGCTGGGCCAGGCCGAACTTATTCTTTTCGTGTAACGTTCGTTAAAAGCGTGCACGTTAAAGCGCAAGCAACCAACAAAAAATACATCAATTTTTTGGTACGGTTTTAATACATACCAGTGTCCACGGGAATGCAATTGTCAGGAAAGTCGTGGAAGGTGGTCCTTTCTTTTCCTGGCTAGCACTTCACCAGGAATTGCTCCCTGTCTTTGGAATCTCTCGTCGTGCATGGCAGGGCTGCTCCTGGTGTCCGTCACCAAGTTCACACACCCCCAAGAGCCCACACCTGTAGCTCTGGCATACACGGAGTCTCACTGTATTTGGTGCAAGCCTCAGAATTCTTCGTTGACTCTTGCAGTGATCTCCTGCTGATTGGTTTTCATACAG is a window encoding:
- the LOC131400757 gene encoding transcription factor SPT20 homolog, with protein sequence MQRALERALDRADYVIASAQQRPPKRKYSPGGEKSLYEKLYDIYVEECGKEPEVTEELRSNVNLLEKLVRRESLPCLVVNLYPGEGGYSLMLKGKDGSYLETIRLPYEEGELLEYLDAEELPPVLVDLLEKSEVNVFHCGCVIAEIRDYRQSSTVDPPGYQSRHILLRPTMQTLACDVESITSDNQKWTQEDKLLLESQLILATAEPLCLDPSVSVACTANKLLYNKQKMNTRPMKRCFKRYSTPSLRRQQELSHGPPPPELRVPASRQTSTESKAGEQCDLTIPGAGNCVDMWKQRPCDLAVPSEVDVEKYAKGKNSVNYDDSQPPVWAAHEVKDDSPFEWEAGDHYQEMKLLLMRSLKDPLISGREMSRKKVRCERQMSPPDSSRDDDSDSLVPGSKTDAGRVVSRSEELVQKNSSCPVKMSHSSSGSANLSPLSPGKETAQPKPVFVQPSVLGKEVTPPPPPVSLPSSSGRSSSGSSFTPQQASSFHKSPSPAPASKPPSLSQKSSVEENRVSTLPAATLSTAGSSQRTLATQLTVHPVSIKVIKVVSPLPGAQALGRGPNALRGAAPQAEAPAGIKPSNLSPRARPLEVPPAAPKAPSRASVRVIFRDVPGGRPFTVIQVPRGSLILNTQLPPQQPQQQQQLYQLITQQPCQQPPTSPPQQPVSRGSGAQGSTSQKSAISAQQAVVINVGGSFLHPQPIVLFPRGSAQRRPGQSLPQQRAQLSSHLQQQQQPQQVQQLRILQPPVAVAPAAAQTAQPPRGHLTASQSPDISGNGACAFKKGASAMTNRREEFTLLGLGSLPET